The following are from one region of the Neurospora crassa OR74A linkage group III, whole genome shotgun sequence genome:
- a CDS encoding glycosyl transferase, translating to MAVDYPTNMIWSTLVTKRAYLGGALVLNHSLKKVGSRYQLKIMVTREAQADKEFMAVFAAAGIPTIVIETIEPARQGKVNKAFWQKLAPWAMTEYERIVLLDSDQVILQNIDHLMTLHLPEGHIACSHACTCNPRKLAHYPKDWVPQNCPFTSADQHTGSPAPITPSSPRTHHLLNSGTVVLTPSKPQFDALLDAINTHPDVPHMVFPDQDILAIVYRGKWKPLPYVYNALKPMRDCHASLWRDEDVKILHYILNKPWESRDFDENDKVESTHRLWWGVWEEVEREWTGGEAGEEKRRLYDSVLRSVVAQA from the exons ATGGCGGTTGATTACCCTACCAACATGATCTGGAGTACCCTCGTAACCAAGAGGGCGTACTTGGGCGGGGCTTTGGTCCTCAACCACAGCTTGAAAAAGGTGGGGTCAAGGTACCAGCTCAAGATCATGGTCACCCGCGAAGCTCAGGCCGACAAGGAATTCATGGCTgtttttgctgctgctggcatTCCCACCATTGTCATCGAAACTATCGAGCCTGCACGGCAAGGCAAAGTCAACAAGGCGTTTTGGCAGAAGCTAGCTCCATGGGCGATGACCGAAtatgag AGaatcgtcctcctcgacagTGACCAAGTCATTCTCCAAAACATTGATCATTTGATGACCCTACATCTTCCAGAGGGCCACATTGCATGTTCACATGCCTGCACTTGCAACCCCCGCAAGCTTGCCCACTATCCCAAGGATTG GGTCCCCCAAAACTGCCCCTTCACCTCTGCCGACCAGCACACCGGCTCCCCAGCACCCAtcactccttcctctccacgCACGCACCACCTTCTCAACAGCGGCACCGTAGTCCTCACGCCATCAAAACCGCAATTCGACGCCCTCCTCGACGCCATCAACACCCACCCGGATGTCCCCCATATGGTCTTCCCCGACCAGGACATCCTCGCCATCGTCTACCgcggcaagtggaagccgcTTCCGTACGTCTACAACGCTCTCAAACCGATGCGAGACTGTCACGCGTCCCTGTGGAGGGACGAGGATGTGAAGATACTGCATTATATCCTCAACAAGCCGTGGGAGAGCCGCGATTTTGATGAGAACGATAAGGTGGAGTCAACGCATCGGTTGTGGTGGGGGGTgtgggaggaggtggagagggagtggacgggaggggaggcgggtgaggagaagaggaggttgtATGACAGTGTTTTGAGGTCGGTTGTTGCGCAGGCGTGA